The following coding sequences lie in one Pungitius pungitius chromosome 18, fPunPun2.1, whole genome shotgun sequence genomic window:
- the LOC119226996 gene encoding serine/threonine-protein phosphatase with EF-hands 2-like, whose translation MRRRCTWNIFQSIEYAGEQDQIKLYNFFGFLMDHFTPASSERNLISHIFRKNELCRDAEWERQFCYKSIEVSASCTGPHLTFPMTFCGVSQLVEAFKHKQQLHARYVLQLLGETWRLLRILPNISHISCCRSKPITICGDLHGQLEDLLLIFYKNGLPSCEKPYVFNGDFVDRGKNSLEILLILFGFLLVYPNDVHLNRGNHEDHIVNLRYGFTKEVLGKYRAHGKTILKLLQKIFSWLPLATVIDNKVLIVHGGISDATDLGVIARVDRHKYVSALRPPEAHAPSSRSGEEAGGPAEGRRRVRSLTHQGSPTARMRKLPRRSLHGAPAGGQPNGSVEEELKRRRRQAGFDQSYGQVKKGSDSDPESGQATGKDVDEWKQIVDVLWSDPMPQNGCVPNEVRGGGCYWGPDVTEEVLRRHDLQLLIRSHECKQDGYEFCHNRRVLTIFSASNYYEVGSNRGAYIRMGPDLVPHFIQYQASRTCRELTLRQSVGWTERSALRALREQLFVHRSDLIGAFREFDPNDKGLISLTHWASATERILNLGLPWRVLRPQLVSSTEHGMVDYQQWIRELSITEPKLEISDNSILETMYKNHSNLETIFRIIDTDNSGLISFEEFRQTWKLLSSHLKTEISDKAIADLARSIDFNKDGSIDINEFMEAFRLVDVSAHTGGPGRGAGAADSFP comes from the exons ATGAGACGCAGGTGCACGTGGAACATCTTCCAGTCTATCGAATATGCAGGAGAGCAGGACCAGATCAAG CTCTACAATTTTTTTGGCTTCTTGATGGACCACTTCACCCCGGCCAGCAGTGAAA GAAATCTAATATCTCACATCTTTCGAAAGAATGAACTCTGCAGAGACGCAGAGTGGGAGAGACAGTTCTGCTACAAGAGCATCGAAGTGAGCGCCAGCTGCACCGGCCCCCATCTGACCTTCCCCATGACCTTCTGCGGGGTGTCTCAGCTGGTGGAGGCCTTCAAGCACAAACAA CAGCTCCATGCTCGATATGTTCTGCAGCTTCTTGGAGAAACTTGGAGGCTTCTACGAATTCTTCCAAACATCAGTCACATTTCTTGCTGCCGCTCCAAGCCGATCACCATATGCG GGGATTTACACGGGCAACTTGAGGACCTGCTGTTGATTTTCTATAAG AACGGTTTGCCGTCCTGCGAGAAGCCGTACGTCTTCAACGGCGACTTTGTGGACCGCGGTAAAAACTCCTTAGAAATCCTGCTCATCCTGTTTGGGTTCCTGCTGGTCTATCCCAACGACGTCCATCTAAACAGAGGGAACCACGAGGACCACATTGTTAACCTCAG ATATGGTTTCACTAAAGAAGTTTTGGGCAAATATAGG GCGCACGGCAAGACGATCCTAAAGCTCCTCCAGAAGATTTTCAGCTGGCTGCCTCTGGCCACGGTGATTGACAACAAGGTGCTGATTGTGCACGGCGGGATCTCCGACGCGACGGACCTTGGCGTGATCGCCCGGGTGGACAGGCACAAA tACGTGTCGGCCCTCAGGCCCCCCGAGGCCCACGCGCCGAGCAGCAGGAGCGGCGAGGAGGCCGGGGGGCCAGCGGAAGGCCGGCGCCGGGTGCGCTCTCTGACCCACCAAGGCTCGCCGACGGCCCGCATGCGCAAACTGCCGCGCCGCTCCCTCCACGGCGCGCCCGCCGGCGGTCAGCCCAACGggtcggtggaggaggagctgaaaaGGAGGCGCAGGCAGGCCGGGTTTGACCAGAGCTACGGCCAGGTGAAGAAGGGGTCCGACTCAGACCCGGAGTCCGGACAGGCAACGGGGAAAGACGTGGATGAGTGGAAACAA ATAGTGGACGTGCTGTGGAGCGACCCGATGCCCCAAAACGGCTGCGTTCCCAACGAGGTGCGAGGCGGGGGCTGCTACTGGGGGCCCGACGTCACCGAGGAAGTGCTGCGAAGACACGACCTCCAGCTGCTCATCCGCTCCCATGAGTGCAAACAGGACGGCTACGAGTTCTGCCACAACCGCAGG GTGCTGACTATATTCTCGGCGTCCAACTACTACGAGGTGGGCAGCAACAGAGGAGCCTACATCAGAATGGGACCCGATCTGGTTCCTCACTTCATTCAATACCAGGCCAGCAGGACGTGCAGAGAGCTCACCCTGAGACAAAG TGTCGGGTGGACAGAGAGGTCGGCCCTGCGAGCTCTGAGGGAACAGCTGTTCGTGCACAGGTCCGACCTCATCGGTGCCTTCCGGGAGTTCGATCCCAACGACAAAG ggctcATCTCTCTGACGCACTGGGCCAGCGCCACGGAGAGAATCCTTAATCTGGGTCTTCCCTGGAGGGTGTTGCGGCCTCAGCTCGTCAGCAGCACCGAGCACGGCATGGTGGACTACCAGCAATGGATCAGGGAGCTCTCCATCACCGAGCCCAAGCTGGAG ATCTCAGATAACAGCATCCTGGAGACTATGTACAAAAACCACTCCAACCTGGAAACCATCTTCCGCATCATAGACACAGATAACTCAG GTTTGATTTCTTTCGAGGAGTTTCGTCAGACTTGGAAACTCCTGAGCTCTCATCTGAAGACGGAGATCAGCGACAAGGCCATCGCAGACTTGGCCCGCAGCATCGACTTCAACAAGGACGGCAGCATCGACATCAACGAGTTCATGGAGGCCTTCCGGCTGGTGGACGTCTCTGCACATACCGGAGGGCCTGgacgaggagctggagctgctgactCATTTCCCTGA
- the gsdf gene encoding gonadal somatic cell derived factor: MSFTFSALTMLLGSSVAIAFVLQPSREEPSPSAVSRHGCQGGSLQSIGKALLGLLNLQAEPQLPAGGLDGIREQWRTTFSTIAGSARDAPTPVASGNSVSPTVCNSTSLKCCSVASEVSVKDLGWDNWVLHPASLTIVQCALCDPEGSPVQGPSTHGNVQEADSQVPRCGPISQEMVPVLYVDEFSTLVISSVQLTRSCGCKPVDLL; encoded by the exons ATGTCCTTTACGTTTTCTGCCCTGACGATGCTTCTGGGCTCTTCCGTGGCGATCGCGTTTGTCTTGCAGCCATCCAGGGAAGAGCCTTCACCCTCTGCTGTTTCCCGTCACGG TTGCCAAGGCGGGTCATTGCAGTCCATCGGGAAGGCCCTGCTGGGACTCCTCAACCTGCAGGCTGAGCCACAGCTGCCCGCTGGTGGGCTGGATGGTATCAGAGAGCAATGGAGGACCACGTTCAGCACCATCGCTGGCAGCGCCAGGGACGCACCAA CTCCAGTGGCTTCTGGCAACTCTGTGTCGCCTACTGTTTGCAACAGTACGAGCCTGAAGTGCTGCTCCGTGGCCTCGGAGGTCTCCGTGAAAG ATCTGGGATGGGACAACTGGGTTCTCCATCCTGCCAGCCTGACCATTGTTCAGTGTGCGCTCTGCGACCCAGAAGGGAGCCCCGTGCAGGGTCCATCCACCCACGGCAATGTCCAGGAGGCTGACTCACAG gTGCCGCGCTGTGGTCCCATCTCCCAGGAAATGGTGCCCGTCCTCTACGTGGACGAATTCAGCACCCTCGTCATCTCCTCCGTGCAGCTGACCCGCAGCTGCGGCTGCAAACCCGTTGACCTCCTCTAG